From a single Drosophila sulfurigaster albostrigata strain 15112-1811.04 chromosome 3, ASM2355843v2, whole genome shotgun sequence genomic region:
- the LOC133841757 gene encoding putative mediator of RNA polymerase II transcription subunit 29, with protein MQLVTRVLLLAVTVLGASAWPRMADEQSLFRMVMAQVSSSMIDERALSPAETACLNAYNNATNQIGNNLSNSTNKCEDAANKTAIANNQSSNSTVTTIRTQLLNLQQNVQRCLNESDANLLTNCTTSYFSANLQLLDTTNSKSYQVQAESAANSTNANLKREACIFAAADEVKIQYNQAVNDYNSCVKKIAYQRDQTVQQDKPVLPSEQRPVLPSEQEPIRPVPAQTQSQSQVQPQLQSQSQFEVEDLQPVQPIN; from the exons ATGCAATTAGTCACACGTGTTCTTTTATTGGCCGTTACAGTGCTCGGT GCCAGCGCGTGGCCACGTATGGCCGATGAGCAAAGCCTCTTTCGCATGGTGATGGCTCAGGTGAGCTCCTCCATGATCGATGAGCGCGCTCTGTCGCCAGCTGAGACCGCTTGTCTCAATGCCTACAACAATGCCACCAACCAGATTGGCAACAATTTgagcaacagcaccaacaaatGCGAAGACGCTGCCAACAAGACCGCAATTGCCAACAACCAGAGCTCCAACTCCACTGTGACCACCATTCGCACTCAGCTGCTTAATCTGCAGCAAAATGTGCAGCGTTGCCTGAACGAGAGTGATGCTAACCTTCTGACCAACTGCACCACATCTTAC TTCTCTGCCAATCTGCAACTCTTGGACACCACTAACTCGAAGAGCTATCAGGTCCAAGCCGAGTCTGCCGCCAACTCGACCAACGCCAATCTGAAGCGTGAAGCTTGCATTTTCGCTGCCGCCGATGAGGTCAAGATCCAGTACAACCAGGCTGTCAATGACTACAATTCTTGTGTGAAGAAAATCGCCTACCAGCGTGATCAGACTGTGCAGCAAGATAAGCCAGTGCTGCCCAGCGAGCAGCGACCGGTGCTGCCAAGTGAGCAAGAGCCAATCAGACCAGTCCCAGCTCAAACTCAGTCCCAATCCCAGGTTCAGCCTCAACttcagtcgcagtcacagttcGAAGTGGAGGACCTACAGCCCGTGCAGCCAATCAACTAA